A DNA window from Pseudomonas sp. B21-056 contains the following coding sequences:
- the xylF gene encoding D-xylose ABC transporter substrate-binding protein, with the protein MKNVKRTLLASALALLSLPVMADAAHPKIGFSIDDLRLERWSRDRDYFVAAAEKMDAKVFVQSADANEQKQISQIENLISRGVDVIVIVPFNATVLTNAVAEAKKAGIKVVSYDRLILNADIDAYISFDNEKVGEMQASGVLKAAPKGNYFLLGGAPTDNNAKVLREGQMKVLQPAIDKGDIKIVGQQWVKEWNPTEALSIVENALTRNNNKIDGIVASNDATAGGAIQALAAQKMAGKVPISGQDADLAAVKRVIDGTQTMTVYKPLKLIASEAAKLSVQLARNEKPSFSSQYDNGSKKVDTILLTPTPLTKDNIDLLEKDGFYSKAQIAGQ; encoded by the coding sequence ATGAAAAATGTAAAACGCACGTTACTCGCCAGCGCCCTGGCCCTGCTGTCGCTTCCGGTCATGGCCGATGCTGCGCACCCGAAGATCGGTTTTTCCATCGACGACCTGCGCCTGGAACGCTGGTCCCGGGACCGTGATTACTTCGTTGCGGCGGCAGAAAAAATGGACGCCAAGGTCTTCGTGCAATCCGCCGATGCCAACGAGCAGAAGCAGATTTCCCAGATCGAAAACCTCATCTCCCGCGGCGTCGATGTGATCGTCATCGTGCCGTTCAACGCCACCGTGTTGACCAACGCCGTCGCCGAAGCGAAGAAGGCCGGGATCAAGGTGGTGTCCTATGACCGGCTGATCCTGAACGCCGACATCGACGCCTACATCTCCTTCGATAATGAAAAGGTCGGCGAAATGCAGGCCAGCGGCGTGCTGAAAGCCGCGCCCAAGGGCAACTATTTCCTGCTGGGCGGCGCCCCTACCGACAACAACGCCAAGGTGTTGCGCGAAGGCCAGATGAAGGTGCTGCAGCCGGCCATCGACAAGGGTGATATCAAGATCGTCGGCCAACAGTGGGTGAAGGAGTGGAACCCTACCGAAGCCTTGAGCATTGTTGAAAACGCCCTGACCCGGAACAACAACAAGATCGACGGCATCGTCGCCTCCAACGACGCCACCGCAGGCGGCGCGATCCAGGCCCTGGCGGCGCAGAAAATGGCCGGCAAGGTGCCGATCTCAGGCCAGGACGCCGACCTGGCAGCGGTCAAGCGGGTGATCGATGGCACTCAGACCATGACGGTCTACAAGCCCCTGAAGCTGATCGCCTCCGAAGCCGCCAAGCTCTCGGTGCAACTGGCCCGTAACGAGAAACCTTCCTTCAGCTCGCAGTACGACAACGGCAGCAAGAAAGTCGACACCATCCTGCTCACCCCGACCCCGTTGACCAAGGACAACATCGATTTGCTGGAAAAAGACGGCTTCTATAGCAAGGCGCAGATCGCCGGGCAATAA
- the xylG gene encoding D-xylose ABC transporter ATP-binding protein: MSDYLLQMNGIVKTFDGVKALNGIDIKVRPGECVGLCGENGAGKSTLMKVLSAVYPYGTWDGEILWDGQPLKAQSISETEAAGIVIIHQELTLVPDLSVAENIFMGHELTLPGGRMNYPAMIHRAEALMRELKVPDMNVSLPVSQYGGGYQQLVEIAKALNKQARLLILDEPSSALTRSEIEVLLDIIRDLKAKGVACVYISHKLDEVAAVCDTISVIRDGKHIATTAMADMDIPQIITQMVGREMSNLYPTEPHDIGEVIFEARHITCYDVDNPRRKRVDDISFTLKCGEILGVAGLVGAGRTELVSALFGAYPGRHEGEVWLDGKPIDTRTPLKSIRAGLCMVPEDRKRQGIIPDLGVGQNITLAVLENFSKLTRIDAEAELGSIDREISRMHLKTASPFLPITSLSGGNQQKAVLAKMLLTQPRVLILDEPTRGVDVGAKYEIYKLMGALAAQGVSIIMVSSELAEVLGVSDRVLVIGEGQLRGDFVNHGLTQEQVLAAALSHPDGHNNNDRKSA, translated from the coding sequence ATGTCCGACTACCTGCTGCAAATGAACGGCATCGTAAAAACCTTCGACGGTGTCAAAGCCCTGAATGGCATCGACATCAAGGTCCGGCCGGGGGAATGCGTCGGCCTGTGCGGTGAGAACGGCGCCGGCAAATCCACCTTGATGAAAGTCCTTTCGGCGGTCTATCCATACGGCACCTGGGACGGCGAAATCCTCTGGGACGGCCAGCCGCTCAAGGCACAATCCATCAGCGAAACCGAAGCCGCCGGGATCGTCATCATTCACCAGGAACTGACCCTGGTACCCGACCTGTCGGTGGCCGAAAACATCTTCATGGGCCACGAACTGACCCTGCCCGGCGGGCGCATGAACTACCCGGCCATGATCCATCGCGCCGAAGCCTTGATGCGGGAACTCAAGGTGCCAGACATGAACGTCTCGCTCCCGGTATCGCAGTACGGCGGTGGCTACCAGCAACTGGTGGAAATCGCCAAGGCATTGAACAAACAGGCGCGCCTGCTGATCCTCGACGAGCCGTCATCGGCCTTGACCCGTTCGGAAATCGAGGTGCTGCTGGACATCATCCGTGACCTCAAGGCCAAGGGTGTTGCCTGTGTCTACATCTCCCACAAGCTCGATGAAGTGGCGGCGGTGTGCGACACCATCTCGGTGATCCGCGACGGCAAGCACATCGCGACCACCGCCATGGCCGACATGGACATCCCACAGATCATCACCCAGATGGTCGGGCGGGAAATGAGCAACCTCTACCCTACCGAACCCCATGACATCGGCGAGGTGATTTTCGAAGCGCGCCACATCACCTGCTACGACGTCGATAACCCCCGGCGCAAACGGGTCGACGACATTTCGTTCACCCTCAAGTGCGGTGAAATCCTCGGCGTCGCCGGGCTCGTCGGTGCCGGTCGCACGGAACTGGTGTCGGCGCTGTTCGGTGCCTACCCCGGGCGTCATGAGGGTGAAGTCTGGCTGGATGGGAAGCCGATCGACACCCGCACGCCCCTCAAGTCGATCCGCGCCGGCCTGTGCATGGTTCCCGAAGACCGCAAGCGCCAAGGGATCATTCCGGACCTGGGCGTCGGCCAGAACATCACCCTTGCCGTGCTGGAGAATTTCTCGAAGCTGACCCGCATCGACGCCGAAGCCGAACTGGGCAGCATCGACAGGGAAATCTCGCGCATGCATCTGAAGACCGCGAGCCCGTTCCTGCCGATCACCAGTCTCTCCGGCGGCAACCAGCAAAAAGCCGTGCTGGCGAAGATGCTCCTGACCCAACCCCGCGTGCTGATTCTCGATGAACCCACCCGTGGCGTGGACGTCGGCGCCAAGTACGAGATCTACAAGCTGATGGGCGCGCTGGCGGCCCAGGGTGTGTCGATCATCATGGTGTCCTCGGAACTGGCCGAAGTGCTGGGGGTTTCCGACCGCGTGCTGGTGATCGGCGAAGGCCAGTTGCGTGGCGACTTCGTCAACCACGGACTCACCCAGGAACAAGTGCTCGCTGCTGCGCTCAGCCATCCCGATGGCCATAACAATAATGATCGGAAGTCCGCGTAG
- a CDS encoding sugar ABC transporter permease, which translates to MNQVKQLFTRYKMLALVIAVAIIWLFFSWQTDGGFLTPRNLSNLLRQMSITGILACGMVLVIISGEIDLSVGSLLGLLGGLAAILDVVYHIPLLASLSLVALCGLVIGLANGFMTAYLRIPSFIVGLGGMLAFRGILLGITGGTTIAPVSPELVYVGQGYLPQSVGIALGVLLFSLTLFLTWKQRRNRALHGLAAHSLVRDVLRVVAIGAVLAGFVHTLNSYDGIPVPVLLLLVLLGVFSYVTSQTVFGRRVYSVGSNMEATRLSGINVQAVKLWIFGIMGVMCALAGLVNTARLAAGSPSAGNMGELDAIAACFIGGTSMRGGSGTVYGALLGALVITSLDNGMSMLDVDSYWQMIVKGSILVLAVWVDVSTRVGRR; encoded by the coding sequence ATGAATCAGGTCAAACAACTCTTCACCCGCTACAAAATGCTCGCGCTGGTGATCGCCGTCGCGATCATCTGGTTGTTCTTCAGTTGGCAGACCGACGGCGGCTTCCTGACCCCGCGCAACCTGTCCAACCTGCTGCGGCAGATGTCCATCACCGGGATCCTCGCCTGCGGCATGGTGCTGGTGATCATCAGCGGCGAAATCGATCTGTCGGTGGGCTCATTGCTCGGGCTGCTGGGTGGCCTGGCGGCGATTCTCGATGTGGTCTATCACATACCTTTGCTTGCGAGTCTTAGCCTTGTTGCCCTGTGCGGCCTGGTCATCGGCCTGGCCAATGGCTTCATGACCGCCTACCTGCGCATCCCGTCGTTCATCGTGGGGCTGGGCGGCATGCTGGCGTTTCGCGGGATCCTGCTGGGCATTACCGGCGGCACCACCATTGCCCCGGTGTCGCCGGAGCTGGTCTACGTCGGCCAGGGCTACCTGCCGCAAAGCGTGGGTATAGCGCTGGGCGTGCTGCTGTTCTCCCTCACCCTTTTCCTGACCTGGAAACAGCGCCGCAACCGTGCACTCCATGGCCTGGCGGCACACTCCCTGGTGCGTGACGTGCTGCGCGTGGTGGCGATTGGCGCGGTGCTTGCGGGGTTCGTCCATACCCTCAACAGCTACGACGGCATTCCGGTTCCGGTGCTGCTCCTGCTGGTCCTGCTGGGGGTGTTCAGCTACGTCACCAGCCAGACCGTGTTCGGACGACGCGTCTACTCGGTGGGCAGCAATATGGAGGCCACGCGCCTGTCCGGCATTAACGTGCAGGCCGTAAAACTGTGGATCTTCGGCATCATGGGCGTGATGTGCGCCCTCGCCGGCCTGGTCAACACCGCACGCCTGGCAGCCGGCTCACCCTCGGCCGGCAACATGGGCGAACTCGACGCCATCGCCGCCTGCTTCATCGGCGGCACCTCCATGCGCGGCGGCTCGGGCACTGTCTATGGCGCTCTTCTTGGCGCGCTGGTCATTACCAGCCTGGACAACGGCATGTCGATGCTCGACGTCGACAGCTACTGGCAGATGATCGTCAAGGGCAGCATTCTGGTGCTGGCGGTTTGGGTGGACGTGAGTACCCGGGTGGGGCGGCGTTGA
- a CDS encoding putative bifunctional diguanylate cyclase/phosphodiesterase codes for MSIQRTSGLRLAPGITASADTTAKETSPAFRYGLGHLREAYILLPLLSVLLLLALWSATLYLIKVEQTRAQRNAATVSQEIGATYEAQILRAVREIDQTLKLVKYTYEAEGERNPLPRLKERALLPPSLLFDVSVVNADAKLIASTRANETGPASDPDELRTLRNNDTLLISRPWKDPLTGEWRLRFSRRLNASDGLFSGVARVDVDAAYFTSSYDAAKLGDRGVLGLLGTDGVFRVRRTGESIRAGDAVDYGALVPDSEDIQTLLLTNSWDGVRRYTSVRQLYDLPLAVIVGLSEEEQLIAVNRQAQTYLRRTAGASLLLVLLAGLLSRMSWQLAQSRLQAAEAKVAYAERVEYLAYHDALTALPNRSLFSKLLIQHIREANRYQRQMAVLFLDLDRFKQINDTLGHDAGDQLLQEVANRLKACLRESDIVARLGGDEFVVLLPQLSDEKYVATTAQKILAAIARPFNLRGQEFRVTASIGISLFARDGLDEQTLKKNADIAMYQAKQQGKNTFQFYSEKLNAESLERQTLELGLRHALERNEFRLHYQAKRDIRGGQITGMEALLRWEHPDLGLVAPMQFIPVAEETGLIVPIGKWVLRTVCEQNVAWQQQGLPHLCIAVNLTARQFVDEHLLSDLATILADTGMDAHLLELEITESLLMQDVRKTLQVLTGLKELNIRIAIDDFGIGYSSLSALKQFPLDSIKIDRSFIRDVTSVAEDKALTEAIITMGRSLSLTVVAQGVETKEQADFLRDNACDEFQGFYFNKPVPADQFKTLLQTQAARPATDV; via the coding sequence ATGTCGATCCAACGGACAAGTGGACTGAGACTGGCTCCCGGTATCACGGCATCCGCAGATACGACCGCCAAGGAAACGAGCCCTGCCTTCCGGTATGGGCTCGGCCACCTCAGGGAAGCCTATATCCTGCTTCCGCTGTTGTCCGTCCTGCTCCTGCTTGCCCTCTGGTCCGCCACCCTGTACCTCATCAAGGTCGAACAGACCCGTGCCCAGCGCAACGCAGCAACGGTCAGCCAGGAAATCGGCGCCACGTACGAAGCGCAGATACTGCGTGCGGTGCGTGAGATCGACCAGACCCTCAAGCTCGTCAAATACACCTACGAGGCCGAGGGCGAGCGCAACCCGCTGCCCCGGCTCAAGGAGCGGGCGCTGCTGCCACCATCGCTGCTGTTCGATGTCAGCGTGGTCAACGCCGACGCCAAGCTGATCGCCAGCACCCGGGCGAACGAAACGGGACCTGCCAGCGACCCGGATGAGCTGCGGACACTGCGCAACAACGATACGCTGCTGATCAGCCGCCCCTGGAAGGACCCTTTGACCGGGGAGTGGCGCTTGCGCTTCAGCCGTCGCCTCAACGCCTCGGATGGCTTGTTTTCGGGTGTCGCCAGGGTCGACGTCGATGCCGCATATTTCACCAGCAGTTACGACGCCGCGAAACTCGGTGACCGGGGCGTGCTCGGGCTGCTGGGCACCGACGGCGTTTTCCGGGTGCGGCGCACCGGGGAATCGATCCGGGCTGGCGATGCAGTCGACTACGGGGCGCTGGTCCCGGACAGCGAGGACATCCAGACATTGCTGCTGACCAATAGCTGGGACGGGGTGCGGCGCTATACCAGTGTCCGTCAGCTCTATGACCTGCCCCTGGCGGTGATTGTCGGCTTGTCCGAAGAAGAACAACTGATTGCGGTGAACCGGCAAGCCCAGACCTACCTGCGGCGAACGGCCGGGGCCAGCCTGTTGCTGGTGCTCCTGGCCGGCCTGCTGAGCCGGATGAGCTGGCAGCTTGCGCAAAGCCGGCTACAGGCCGCCGAAGCCAAGGTGGCCTATGCCGAACGCGTCGAATACCTCGCCTATCACGACGCCCTCACGGCGCTGCCCAATCGCAGCCTGTTCAGCAAACTGTTGATTCAACACATCCGCGAAGCCAATCGTTACCAGCGACAAATGGCCGTGCTGTTCCTTGACCTTGACCGTTTCAAACAAATCAACGACACCCTCGGCCATGATGCCGGCGACCAGTTGCTGCAAGAAGTCGCAAACCGCCTCAAGGCCTGCCTGCGCGAGAGCGATATCGTTGCCCGGCTGGGCGGTGACGAATTTGTGGTGTTGCTGCCACAACTGTCGGATGAAAAGTATGTGGCGACCACCGCCCAGAAGATCCTTGCGGCGATTGCCCGGCCCTTCAATCTTCGAGGGCAGGAGTTTCGTGTCACCGCCAGCATCGGTATCAGCCTCTTTGCCCGGGACGGCCTGGACGAACAGACCCTGAAGAAAAACGCCGATATCGCGATGTACCAGGCCAAGCAACAAGGGAAAAACACCTTCCAGTTCTACTCCGAGAAACTGAACGCGGAGTCGTTGGAACGGCAGACCCTGGAACTGGGCCTGCGTCATGCACTGGAGCGCAATGAGTTCCGGCTGCACTACCAGGCCAAGCGGGACATTCGCGGTGGCCAGATCACCGGCATGGAAGCCCTTCTGCGCTGGGAACATCCTGACCTGGGGCTGGTGGCGCCCATGCAGTTCATCCCGGTGGCCGAAGAAACCGGCCTGATCGTGCCCATCGGCAAGTGGGTGCTCAGGACTGTGTGCGAGCAGAACGTGGCCTGGCAACAACAGGGCCTGCCGCACCTGTGCATCGCTGTGAACCTGACGGCCCGTCAGTTTGTCGATGAACATCTCTTGAGCGACCTTGCGACGATACTGGCAGACACCGGCATGGACGCCCACCTGCTGGAGCTGGAGATCACCGAAAGCCTGCTCATGCAGGATGTGCGGAAAACCCTGCAGGTACTGACCGGACTCAAGGAACTGAATATCCGGATCGCCATCGATGACTTCGGCATTGGTTACTCTTCGCTCTCGGCGCTCAAACAGTTCCCGCTCGACTCGATCAAGATCGATCGCTCATTCATCCGCGATGTCACCAGCGTGGCGGAAGACAAAGCCTTGACCGAGGCCATCATCACCATGGGCCGGAGCCTCAGCCTGACCGTGGTTGCCCAGGGCGTGGAAACCAAGGAGCAAGCCGATTTCCTGCGGGACAATGCCTGCGACGAATTCCAGGGGTTCTACTTCAACAAGCCGGTACCTGCCGATCAGTTCAAGACATTGCTGCAAACACAGGCAGCACGCCCCGCCACAGACGTGTAG
- a CDS encoding phosphate ABC transporter substrate-binding protein, whose protein sequence is MRFLKRTGRAVAGMTLYAASTFVMADVVVVVSATSPVKNLADNQVANIFLGKTSRFPEGGQAIPIDLPEGSAVRDEFYTTYTGKSAAQLKTHWSKIIFTGRGQPPETVSNGAEVKKHVAGNPAAIGYIDAREVDGSVRVLPSDPQ, encoded by the coding sequence ATGCGGTTTCTCAAGCGCACCGGACGCGCCGTGGCAGGAATGACCTTGTATGCAGCCAGCACGTTCGTCATGGCTGATGTGGTGGTGGTCGTCTCGGCGACCAGCCCGGTAAAAAACCTGGCGGATAACCAGGTGGCGAATATTTTCCTCGGCAAGACCAGTCGTTTTCCCGAGGGCGGACAGGCCATTCCGATCGACTTGCCTGAAGGCTCCGCTGTTCGCGATGAGTTCTACACCACCTACACCGGCAAATCCGCCGCGCAACTCAAGACGCACTGGTCGAAGATCATTTTTACCGGTCGGGGCCAGCCTCCGGAGACGGTTTCAAACGGGGCGGAAGTGAAGAAACATGTCGCCGGCAATCCCGCTGCCATCGGCTACATCGATGCGCGTGAAGTGGATGGCAGCGTCAGGGTCTTGCCGTCCGATCCGCAATGA
- a CDS encoding ATP-binding protein, which yields MLFQRPDGLRLASGITPSTDTASGAMGRFFRRGLGHIKEAYVLFPLLAVLLLLAIWMTTFYLINSELGRARYNAATVSQEISATYEAQMLRAVHEIDQTLKLVKYTYEAEGKRNPLPRLKERALLPPALLFDVSVVNADAKLVASTRANETGPISDPDELRTLRNNDTLLISHPWKDPSTDEWRLRFSRRLDAPDGSFSGVARVEVDAAYFASSYDTSKLGDQGVLGLLGTDGVFRVRRTGESIEAGDAVDYAALVPDSEDTQAQLLTNSWDGVRRYTSARQLYDLPLAVIVGLSEEEQLAAVTGQAHTYQWRAAGGSLLLVFLVALLSRMSWQLAQSRLRTAEAQTQLVAVARQAGMAEIATNVLHNVGNVLNSVNVSAEVLTQKLRTSKALGLSKAMQLMNQHAADLGQFLSEDDKGKLLPGYLNQVTEALAVEQKSMSDELEQLAKSIDHIKEVVAAQQSYSGVSSLCESVQIEPLIEDALRMNAGIITARRVTVQKDFSAMPAVQLDKHRVLMILVNLIKNASGAMVNMSDRQPLITLHTELTPEQKLIIQVIDNGEGIAEENLTRIFAHGFTTRKEGHGFGLHSCVLAAMEMGGVLRVQSEGPGQGATFTLELPIKGVGQATLA from the coding sequence ATGTTGTTTCAACGGCCAGATGGACTGAGGTTGGCCTCCGGTATCACCCCGTCAACGGACACAGCGTCCGGGGCCATGGGGCGGTTTTTTCGGCGTGGGCTGGGTCATATCAAGGAAGCCTACGTGCTGTTCCCGTTGCTGGCGGTTCTGCTGTTGCTGGCGATCTGGATGACGACGTTCTACCTCATCAACAGTGAGCTGGGGCGTGCCAGGTACAACGCCGCCACGGTCAGCCAGGAGATCAGCGCCACCTACGAAGCGCAGATGTTGCGGGCGGTTCACGAAATCGATCAGACCCTCAAGCTCGTCAAATACACCTACGAGGCCGAGGGTAAGCGCAATCCGCTGCCCCGGCTCAAGGAGCGGGCGTTGTTGCCGCCGGCCCTGTTGTTTGATGTGAGCGTGGTCAATGCCGACGCAAAGCTGGTGGCCAGCACTCGGGCGAACGAAACGGGACCGATCAGCGACCCGGATGAGCTGCGAACGTTGCGCAACAACGACACGCTGTTGATCAGCCACCCCTGGAAAGACCCTTCGACGGATGAATGGCGGCTGCGTTTCAGCCGTCGGCTCGACGCGCCGGATGGCTCCTTCTCGGGTGTCGCCAGGGTCGAGGTCGATGCGGCGTATTTCGCCAGCAGTTATGACACCTCGAAACTGGGGGACCAGGGTGTGCTCGGGCTGTTGGGCACCGATGGCGTCTTTCGGGTGCGGCGCACCGGGGAGTCGATCGAGGCCGGCGATGCGGTCGATTATGCGGCGTTGGTCCCGGACAGCGAGGACACCCAGGCGCAACTGTTGACCAACAGTTGGGACGGTGTGCGGCGCTACACCAGTGCCCGTCAGCTCTACGACCTGCCCCTGGCGGTGATTGTCGGGTTATCCGAGGAGGAACAACTGGCCGCCGTGACCGGGCAAGCCCACACCTATCAGTGGCGGGCCGCAGGAGGCAGCCTGCTGCTGGTGTTTCTGGTGGCGTTGCTGAGCCGGATGAGCTGGCAGCTCGCACAAAGCCGTTTGCGCACCGCCGAGGCCCAGACGCAACTGGTGGCGGTAGCCCGTCAGGCCGGCATGGCCGAGATCGCTACCAACGTCTTGCACAATGTCGGGAACGTGCTCAACAGCGTGAATGTCTCCGCCGAAGTGCTGACGCAAAAGCTGCGCACCAGCAAGGCCTTGGGGTTGAGCAAGGCGATGCAGTTGATGAACCAGCATGCTGCGGACCTGGGCCAGTTCCTCTCTGAAGACGATAAGGGCAAGCTGCTGCCGGGGTATCTGAATCAGGTGACGGAAGCCTTGGCTGTCGAACAGAAAAGCATGTCCGATGAACTGGAGCAACTGGCCAAGAGCATCGATCACATCAAGGAAGTGGTCGCGGCCCAGCAGTCCTACTCGGGCGTTTCCAGTCTCTGCGAGAGCGTCCAGATCGAGCCGTTGATCGAGGACGCGTTGCGCATGAACGCCGGCATCATCACGGCCCGCCGGGTCACGGTGCAGAAGGATTTTTCCGCAATGCCCGCCGTGCAACTGGACAAGCATCGAGTGCTGATGATCCTGGTCAACCTGATCAAGAATGCCAGCGGTGCGATGGTCAACATGTCGGATCGACAGCCGCTGATTACGCTTCATACCGAGCTGACGCCGGAGCAGAAGCTGATCATCCAGGTGATCGACAATGGGGAAGGGATTGCCGAAGAAAATCTGACGCGAATTTTTGCCCATGGCTTCACCACTCGCAAAGAGGGCCATGGGTTCGGCTTGCACAGTTGTGTCTTGGCGGCGATGGAAATGGGCGGTGTGCTGAGGGTCCAGAGCGAGGGGCCGGGGCAGGGCGCCACGTTTACTCTGGAGTTGCCCATCAAGGGGGTGGGCCAGGCGACCCTTGCATGA
- a CDS encoding IS4 family transposase, producing the protein MQAIRFLHSALAQALPDVHSHRLKTLMCCVSALLRGRRLTLTGLGRFLPSKAYPKHTIKRVDRLLGNRHLRTERPLFYWVMLRALLGSLKHPLILVDWSPIDAAGEFFLLRAAVPLAGRSFPIYESVHEREGCPKYQKRLLQTLAEMLPKDCVPILVADAGFRRPWIKAVEAQGWYYVGRVRNRDLYRNDADTWLPVKSLYALASSSPKSLGRIEMTQSAPHIIHLYCVRHSAKGRKHQRVTGSIAKNKLSRQSANREREPWLLASNLPEDQWNPSKIVAIYKQRMQIEEGFRDVKSEYFGVGIIRHRSRCPRRIEVLLLISALANYIICLTGLQAREAGHERRFQSNSLKRRRVLSLWRLGLEYWRSGRGSNSRSTLERLEHALRAEVHQEAQALE; encoded by the coding sequence ATGCAGGCCATCCGATTCTTACACAGCGCGCTCGCCCAGGCACTTCCCGATGTTCATTCTCATCGTCTGAAAACGTTGATGTGTTGTGTCAGCGCTTTACTCCGAGGACGTCGGCTCACTCTGACGGGGCTTGGTCGATTCTTGCCGAGCAAAGCCTATCCCAAACACACCATCAAGCGAGTGGATCGGTTGCTGGGTAATCGGCATCTGCGAACCGAGCGCCCGTTGTTCTACTGGGTCATGCTGCGAGCATTGCTGGGCTCGCTGAAGCATCCGTTGATCCTGGTTGACTGGTCACCTATTGATGCGGCTGGAGAGTTCTTTTTGTTGCGCGCTGCCGTCCCTTTGGCAGGACGTTCGTTCCCGATCTACGAGAGTGTTCACGAACGCGAGGGTTGTCCGAAATATCAAAAACGACTGCTACAAACGCTGGCCGAAATGCTCCCCAAAGACTGCGTTCCGATCCTTGTGGCTGATGCAGGTTTTCGCCGGCCATGGATCAAAGCCGTCGAAGCGCAAGGCTGGTATTACGTGGGACGTGTACGTAATCGGGATCTCTACCGAAACGACGCAGACACTTGGCTACCCGTTAAAAGCCTCTACGCTTTGGCATCGTCCTCACCGAAGTCACTGGGACGGATCGAGATGACCCAGAGCGCTCCGCACATCATTCATCTGTATTGCGTTAGGCATTCGGCAAAGGGTCGCAAACACCAGCGTGTCACCGGCTCAATTGCCAAAAACAAACTCAGTAGGCAATCGGCCAATCGTGAACGAGAGCCCTGGTTGTTGGCCAGCAACCTGCCGGAAGATCAATGGAACCCATCGAAAATCGTGGCCATTTATAAACAGCGCATGCAGATAGAAGAAGGCTTCAGGGATGTAAAAAGTGAGTATTTTGGGGTAGGCATCATTCGCCATCGGAGTCGCTGCCCACGCCGAATCGAAGTGCTTTTGCTGATCTCGGCTCTGGCTAATTACATCATTTGTTTAACGGGGTTGCAGGCCCGCGAGGCGGGTCATGAGCGCCGATTTCAAAGCAACAGCCTTAAACGCCGACGAGTGCTATCGCTTTGGCGGCTGGGCTTGGAATACTGGCGCAGCGGACGCGGCTCAAATTCTCGAAGCACCTTGGAGAGGCTTGAGCACGCGCTGCGCGCAGAGGTACATCAAGAGGCGCAGGCATTGGAGTAG
- a CDS encoding barstar family protein yields MLPFVFTEQAPSYDSAKVFYVRVDPGIGVSDELIKSLYYLLWFPGYFGFNWDALYDCLRDFEWIPCHKIVVFHEALPSLDRKELKIYLEILRDSVLDWHGDDAHELEVVFRCSDKMKIEDILKG; encoded by the coding sequence ATGCTACCTTTCGTTTTTACAGAGCAGGCGCCTTCCTACGATTCGGCCAAGGTGTTTTATGTCAGGGTTGATCCTGGTATAGGCGTGTCGGATGAACTTATTAAGTCGTTGTATTATTTGCTATGGTTTCCGGGGTATTTTGGGTTTAATTGGGACGCGTTATATGATTGCTTGAGGGATTTTGAGTGGATTCCTTGCCATAAAATAGTGGTCTTTCACGAGGCTTTACCTTCATTAGATAGAAAAGAACTGAAAATATATTTGGAGATTCTGCGTGATTCAGTGCTTGATTGGCATGGTGATGATGCACATGAACTTGAAGTGGTTTTTCGCTGTTCCGATAAAATGAAAATCGAAGATATCCTAAAGGGGTAG